One region of Mycolicibacterium insubricum genomic DNA includes:
- a CDS encoding sensor histidine kinase yields MLRTATESAWARFRGRDDLIPPGFSWEFVVAVDGCMAGIMIVSTLQRSVTDLPWSLLACAFALAPLGVFLTFGFKHHAPLAWSSATSATAVFLFATSTPVPSDYVPFALVTMAGAVGALTSPPLSLLALTSSAALLIGAAATHRLDNIALYLPVLGMGWLVGYLMHIQQQLIIRQRDAQQQLAEHAAGDERRRIAREVHDVIAHSLSITLLHLTGARRGLQEDGDVEEAVEALQQAEELGRQAMGDIRRTVGLLDAAPMRAAPEPGVADIGALAAEFRNAGLDVTVATSGPLHRVSAAVGLALYRIAQESLANIAKHAPDSASTLRLEVRRRSVEMTVTNELGVPAGACFPAGGRGLVGMRQRVELLGGRVEIGPVDQHWEVRVSIPLEDTRALGCGA; encoded by the coding sequence GTGTTGCGCACCGCCACAGAGTCCGCGTGGGCCCGTTTTCGCGGGCGGGACGACCTGATCCCGCCGGGTTTCTCCTGGGAATTCGTGGTGGCCGTCGACGGCTGCATGGCCGGGATCATGATCGTATCCACCCTGCAGCGGTCAGTCACCGATCTGCCCTGGTCGCTGCTGGCGTGTGCGTTCGCGTTGGCACCGCTCGGAGTGTTCCTGACGTTCGGGTTCAAGCATCACGCCCCGTTGGCCTGGTCGTCGGCGACTTCGGCGACAGCGGTGTTCCTGTTCGCCACCTCGACCCCGGTACCGTCGGACTACGTGCCGTTCGCCCTGGTCACCATGGCCGGCGCGGTCGGGGCGCTGACCTCACCGCCACTGAGCCTGCTGGCCCTGACCAGTTCGGCGGCGCTGTTGATCGGCGCGGCGGCCACCCATCGGCTGGACAACATCGCGCTGTATCTGCCGGTGCTGGGCATGGGCTGGCTGGTCGGCTACCTGATGCACATCCAGCAGCAGCTGATCATTCGCCAACGCGACGCCCAGCAACAGCTGGCCGAGCACGCCGCCGGCGACGAGCGTCGACGCATCGCCCGCGAGGTGCACGACGTCATCGCACATTCGTTGTCCATCACCCTGCTGCACCTGACCGGGGCGCGCCGCGGGCTGCAGGAGGACGGTGACGTCGAGGAGGCCGTCGAAGCGCTGCAGCAGGCCGAGGAACTGGGCCGCCAGGCCATGGGAGACATCCGCCGGACCGTCGGGCTGCTCGATGCCGCGCCGATGCGCGCGGCCCCCGAACCCGGCGTCGCCGATATCGGCGCCCTGGCGGCCGAGTTCCGCAACGCCGGGCTCGACGTCACGGTGGCCACCAGCGGCCCGCTGCACCGGGTGTCCGCGGCGGTGGGCCTGGCGCTGTATCGCATCGCCCAGGAGTCGCTGGCCAACATCGCCAAGCACGCGCCGGATTCCGCATCGACGCTGCGCCTGGAGGTGCGCCGCCGCAGCGTCGAGATGACGGTGACCAACGAGCTGGGCGTGCCCGCCGGCGCCTGCTTCCCGGCCGGCGGCCGGGGGCTGGTCGGTATGCGCCAACGGGTGGAGCTGCTCGGCGGCCGGGTGGAGATCGGTCCGGTCGACCAGCACTGGGAGGTCCGGGTGTCGATTCCGCTGGAGGACACCCGGGCGTTGGGCTGCGGGGCCTGA
- a CDS encoding response regulator: protein METTEVRVLLVDDQDLVRSGLRRILRRKDGFVVVDECADGDEVPAAVAAHAPDVVVMDLRMKRVGGIEATRRVVAGGGPPVLALTTFNEDELLSEALRAGAAGFVLKDSSAEELIRAVHAVARGDAYLDPAVTGRVLDTYRSAPSSPAPIAAVAELTSRELDVLIQVARGLSNSEIAGELFITEVTVKSHIGRIFVKLGLRDRAAAIVYAYENGIVAPG from the coding sequence GTGGAGACCACCGAGGTGCGGGTGCTGCTGGTCGACGACCAGGATCTGGTGCGGTCCGGGTTACGCCGGATCCTGCGTCGCAAGGATGGTTTCGTCGTCGTCGACGAATGCGCCGACGGTGACGAGGTGCCGGCGGCGGTCGCCGCGCACGCCCCCGACGTCGTGGTGATGGACCTGCGGATGAAACGGGTCGGCGGCATCGAGGCGACCCGGCGGGTGGTGGCCGGCGGCGGGCCGCCCGTGCTGGCTCTGACCACTTTCAACGAGGACGAGCTGCTGTCGGAGGCGTTGCGGGCCGGTGCGGCGGGGTTCGTGCTCAAGGACTCCTCCGCCGAGGAGTTGATCCGCGCCGTGCATGCCGTCGCCCGCGGTGATGCCTACCTGGATCCGGCGGTGACCGGCCGGGTGCTGGACACCTACCGCAGCGCGCCGAGTTCCCCGGCGCCGATCGCCGCCGTCGCCGAGCTGACCTCGCGGGAACTCGACGTGCTGATCCAGGTCGCGCGGGGCCTATCGAACTCGGAGATCGCCGGCGAGCTGTTCATCACCGAGGTGACGGTGAAGAGTCACATCGGGCGGATCTTCGTGAAGCTCGGGCTGCGGGATCGCGCCGCGGCGATCGTTTACGCCTACGAGAACGGGATCGTCGCGCCGGGCTAG
- a CDS encoding carbonic anhydrase — MPNSNPISAWKALREGNERFVAGRPEHPSQSIDHRASLAANQKPTAVVFGCGDSRVAAEIIFDQGLGDMFVVRTAGHVLDSAVLGSIEYAVTILNVPLIVVLGHDSCGAVRAALDVVDGGEIPPGYIRDVVERVTSSVLLGRRDGLKTVDEFEARHVLETSTQLLARSAAIKEGVENGSLAVVGVTYHLADGRASLRGHIGDIGEV; from the coding sequence ATGCCCAATTCGAATCCGATCTCCGCGTGGAAGGCACTCAGGGAGGGTAACGAGCGCTTCGTCGCCGGCCGGCCCGAACACCCCAGTCAGAGCATCGACCATCGCGCCAGCCTGGCCGCCAACCAGAAGCCGACCGCGGTGGTGTTCGGTTGCGGCGACTCCCGGGTGGCCGCCGAAATCATCTTCGACCAGGGCCTGGGCGACATGTTCGTGGTGCGCACCGCCGGGCATGTGCTCGATTCGGCGGTGCTGGGCTCCATCGAATACGCCGTCACCATCCTCAACGTTCCGCTGATCGTGGTGCTCGGCCACGACAGCTGCGGCGCAGTGCGGGCCGCCCTCGACGTGGTGGACGGCGGCGAGATCCCGCCCGGCTACATCCGCGACGTCGTCGAGCGGGTCACCTCCTCGGTTCTGCTCGGCCGTCGCGACGGGCTGAAGACCGTGGACGAGTTCGAGGCACGCCACGTGCTGGAGACCAGCACCCAGCTGCTCGCCCGATCCGCCGCGATCAAGGAGGGCGTGGAGAACGGCAGCCTGGCCGTCGTCGGCGTCACCTACCACCTGGCCGACGGCCGGGCCTCGCTGCGCGGTCACATCGGCGACATCGGCGAGGTCTAA
- a CDS encoding HhH-GPD family protein, with protein sequence MLSWFDVHGRDLPWRDAGVSAWQILVSEFMLQQTPVSRVLPIWLEWVARWPTPSATAAAGSADVLRAWGKLGYPRRAKWLHECAVVIAAEHDDVVPDDVATLLALPGIGSYTARAVACFAYRRPVPVVDTNVRRVVARAIDGVAGPGSPAPVRDEAAVAALLPDDDVAPRFSAALMELGALVCTARNPKCGVCPLSSCAWREAGYPASKAPARRVQRYAGTDRQVRGRLLDVLRESDGPVTRAQLDLAWTSDTAQRDRALDSLLVDGLVEQTSQGLFALAGEG encoded by the coding sequence CTGCTGTCCTGGTTCGACGTGCACGGCCGCGACCTGCCCTGGCGCGACGCCGGGGTGAGCGCCTGGCAGATCCTGGTCAGCGAGTTCATGCTGCAGCAGACGCCGGTGTCCCGGGTGCTGCCGATCTGGCTGGAGTGGGTGGCGCGCTGGCCGACCCCGTCGGCGACGGCGGCCGCGGGTTCGGCCGATGTACTGCGCGCCTGGGGCAAGCTGGGCTATCCGCGGCGGGCCAAATGGCTGCACGAGTGCGCGGTGGTGATCGCCGCCGAGCACGACGACGTGGTGCCCGACGACGTCGCGACGCTGCTGGCGCTGCCGGGCATCGGCAGCTACACCGCGCGGGCGGTGGCCTGTTTCGCCTACCGCCGGCCGGTTCCCGTCGTCGACACCAATGTGCGACGGGTGGTGGCCCGGGCGATCGACGGCGTCGCCGGGCCGGGCTCCCCCGCCCCCGTGCGCGACGAGGCGGCGGTGGCCGCGCTGCTGCCCGACGACGACGTCGCGCCCCGGTTCTCGGCGGCGCTGATGGAGCTGGGTGCGCTGGTGTGCACGGCCCGCAACCCCAAGTGCGGGGTGTGCCCGTTGTCGTCGTGCGCCTGGCGCGAGGCCGGATACCCGGCGTCTAAGGCCCCGGCGCGGCGGGTGCAGCGATACGCGGGCACCGACCGGCAGGTCCGCGGGCGGCTGCTGGACGTGCTGCGCGAATCCGATGGCCCGGTCACCCGCGCGCAGCTGGATCTGGCCTGGACCTCCGACACCGCCCAGCGGGACCGGGCGCTGGATTCGCTGCTGGTCGACGGGCTGGTGGAGCAGACCTCCCAGGGTCTGTTCGCGCTGGCCGGCGAGGGTTAG
- a CDS encoding alpha/beta fold hydrolase yields the protein MSKEPTHLGGYGRPLLLVHGLMGRGTTWTRQLDWLTEFGAVYGYDAPWHRGRDAARPARISTEVFVDELGAAARSLGSPVVLIGHSMGSLHSWCLAAEDPDLVAGILVEDMAPDFVGRTTGPWEPWVHALPVEFESEAAVVAEFGPVAGRYFLEAFDRTDTGWRLHDYPQNWLDIAAEWGTRDYWGQWSAVRAPALLLEAGNSVAPPGQMAKMAEIAEGQGRRVRYLRVPDAGHLIHDDAPQIYRREVSDFLRAL from the coding sequence ATGTCGAAAGAACCCACGCACCTCGGCGGCTACGGCCGCCCGCTGCTGCTCGTGCACGGACTGATGGGCCGCGGCACGACGTGGACACGCCAGCTGGACTGGCTCACCGAGTTCGGCGCGGTGTACGGCTATGACGCCCCGTGGCACCGCGGACGTGACGCCGCCCGGCCGGCGCGCATCAGCACCGAGGTGTTCGTCGACGAGCTCGGCGCCGCCGCCCGGTCGTTGGGCAGCCCAGTGGTGCTTATCGGGCATTCCATGGGGTCGCTGCATTCCTGGTGCCTGGCCGCCGAAGACCCGGACCTGGTCGCGGGCATCCTCGTGGAGGACATGGCGCCCGATTTCGTCGGCCGCACCACCGGCCCGTGGGAACCGTGGGTGCACGCCCTGCCCGTCGAATTCGAGAGCGAGGCCGCCGTCGTCGCCGAATTCGGCCCGGTGGCCGGCCGCTACTTCCTGGAGGCCTTCGACCGCACCGATACCGGCTGGCGGCTGCACGACTATCCGCAGAACTGGCTGGACATTGCCGCCGAGTGGGGCACCCGCGACTACTGGGGCCAGTGGTCGGCGGTGCGGGCACCGGCTCTGCTGTTGGAGGCCGGCAACTCGGTGGCCCCGCCCGGGCAGATGGCGAAGATGGCCGAGATCGCCGAGGGCCAGGGCCGTCGAGTCCGCTACCTGCGGGTTCCCGATGCCGGGCACCTCATCCACGACGACGCCCCGCAGATCTACCGCCGCGAAGTCAGCGACTTCCTGCGCGCTCTCTAA
- a CDS encoding antibiotic biosynthesis monooxygenase family protein — MAVVKINAIEVPEGAGPELEKRFANRAHSVDGQPGFLGFQLLRPVAGDDRYFVVTQWESDEAFRAWADGPARAAHQGEHKPQPVATGASLLEFEVVLDVAGSGK, encoded by the coding sequence ATGGCTGTTGTGAAGATCAATGCAATCGAGGTGCCCGAAGGTGCCGGGCCGGAGCTGGAGAAGCGATTCGCCAACCGCGCGCACTCCGTGGACGGCCAGCCCGGTTTCCTGGGGTTCCAGCTGCTGCGCCCGGTCGCCGGTGACGACCGTTACTTCGTGGTGACCCAGTGGGAGTCCGACGAGGCGTTCCGCGCCTGGGCCGACGGCCCGGCCCGTGCCGCCCACCAGGGCGAGCACAAGCCGCAGCCGGTGGCCACCGGGGCGTCCCTGCTCGAATTCGAGGTTGTGCTCGACGTTGCAGGCTCGGGCAAGTAA
- a CDS encoding serine hydrolase, with amino-acid sequence MARDSSRRFGAALTCAVLAVSTLDGCTSGSTPSAQARNSVHISIGTPQGVRAQQVVDMLNSDWPIGTDSVKTLAGPDQVDFVAGAMDLLWWERPYTVADIEYGASSAELTLNTSYGGQQLISLRVNDDSSFVDRFSVSTPAPPIHSWADVNSVLDRSGARYSWRVSKIVDGNCEQLAGAHTDLSLPLSSIFKTYVLYAVAEEVVAGRLAWDDEVTVTVDAKANGSSAFDHLKPGDRIPVRLAAEKMIANSDNMATDLLIEKVGRHAVERALADAGHHDPASMTPFPTMHELFSIGWGKPDLREQWRDGDKATRNRMLREADARRYVDDPMRAHTPASPYGVQWYGSAEDICRIQTALQRIAVGPATPVRDIMSTIPGIDLDRTQWPYIGAKAGNLPGDLTYSWYAVDRAGTPWVVSLQTSWDTFHGARTAAWLMGVVKGMFALIPQR; translated from the coding sequence ATCGCCCGCGACAGTAGCCGCCGGTTCGGCGCGGCGCTGACCTGTGCCGTGCTGGCGGTCAGCACCCTGGACGGCTGCACGTCGGGTTCCACGCCGTCGGCGCAGGCCCGCAACTCCGTGCACATCAGCATCGGTACGCCCCAGGGGGTGCGGGCCCAGCAGGTGGTCGACATGCTCAACTCCGACTGGCCGATCGGCACCGACTCCGTCAAGACCCTGGCCGGTCCCGACCAGGTTGACTTCGTCGCCGGAGCGATGGACCTGCTGTGGTGGGAGCGCCCGTACACCGTCGCCGACATCGAGTACGGGGCCAGCAGCGCCGAGCTGACCCTGAATACCAGCTACGGCGGGCAGCAGTTGATCAGCCTGCGCGTCAACGACGACTCCAGCTTCGTGGACCGGTTCTCGGTGTCCACTCCGGCGCCGCCGATCCACTCCTGGGCCGACGTGAACAGCGTGCTGGACCGTTCCGGCGCCCGCTATTCCTGGCGAGTGTCGAAGATCGTCGACGGCAACTGCGAGCAGCTCGCCGGGGCGCACACCGATCTGTCGCTGCCGCTGTCCTCGATCTTCAAGACCTACGTGCTCTACGCGGTGGCCGAGGAGGTCGTCGCCGGCCGGTTGGCCTGGGACGACGAGGTCACCGTCACCGTCGACGCGAAGGCCAACGGATCCTCGGCATTCGACCACCTCAAGCCCGGCGATCGGATCCCGGTGCGCCTGGCCGCGGAGAAAATGATCGCCAACAGCGACAATATGGCCACCGACCTGCTGATCGAGAAGGTCGGCCGGCACGCCGTGGAGCGCGCGCTGGCCGACGCGGGTCACCACGACCCGGCGTCGATGACCCCGTTCCCGACCATGCACGAGCTGTTCTCCATTGGCTGGGGCAAGCCCGACCTGCGCGAGCAGTGGCGCGACGGGGACAAGGCGACGCGCAACCGGATGCTGCGCGAGGCGGACGCGCGCCGCTACGTCGACGACCCGATGCGCGCCCACACCCCCGCCTCCCCCTACGGGGTGCAGTGGTACGGCAGCGCCGAGGACATCTGCCGGATCCAGACCGCGTTGCAGCGGATCGCCGTCGGGCCGGCCACGCCGGTGCGCGACATCATGTCGACGATTCCCGGCATCGACCTGGACCGTACCCAGTGGCCCTACATCGGCGCCAAGGCCGGGAACCTGCCGGGGGACTTGACCTACAGCTGGTACGCGGTGGATCGCGCCGGGACACCGTGGGTGGTCAGCCTGCAGACCAGCTGGGACACCTTCCACGGCGCGCGGACCGCGGCCTGGCTGATGGGTGTGGTGAAAGGCATGTTCGCGCTCATCCCCCAGCGCTGA
- a CDS encoding histidine phosphatase family protein, whose product MAEAPGIVRLTLVSHGMTDAMAAGRFPADEPLSELGRRQVDDLGELRADRSCCGPELRVRHTAELAGLSASVLPELADLDTGDWRGRSLDEPAPADLMAWLSEPGAAPHGGESILGVIDRVRAWMDALQPGRTVAVTHPAVVRAAILIALAAPPESFWRIDVPPAGKTVLHRRAAVWTLRV is encoded by the coding sequence ATAGCGGAGGCGCCCGGCATCGTCCGGCTGACCCTGGTGTCACACGGCATGACCGACGCCATGGCGGCCGGGCGGTTCCCCGCCGACGAGCCGCTCAGCGAGCTGGGCCGCCGCCAAGTCGACGACCTCGGCGAGCTGCGGGCCGACCGCTCCTGCTGCGGGCCGGAACTGCGGGTCCGGCATACCGCCGAGCTGGCCGGCCTGTCCGCCTCGGTCCTTCCCGAACTTGCCGATCTGGATACCGGCGACTGGCGGGGCCGGAGCCTCGACGAGCCGGCACCGGCGGACCTGATGGCCTGGCTGAGCGAACCGGGCGCCGCCCCGCACGGCGGTGAATCGATCCTCGGCGTCATCGACCGGGTGCGCGCCTGGATGGATGCGCTTCAGCCCGGGCGGACCGTCGCCGTCACCCACCCGGCGGTGGTCCGGGCCGCGATCCTGATCGCGCTGGCCGCCCCACCGGAGTCGTTCTGGCGTATCGATGTGCCGCCCGCCGGCAAAACTGTGCTGCATCGGCGAGCCGCGGTGTGGACCCTGCGGGTCTGA
- a CDS encoding CbtA family protein produces MERRIILRGGLLGALGGLLAFVFARIFAEPIIQRAIEYEEGRDEAQHKLEAAAGGHSHGDGAELFTRAVQSNFGIAVGIIAFGFAMGLLFAVLYTVLYGRYSSLNPTNLTLVLAGAMFFVLYLVPFLKYPANPPAVGHEDTIRARTGLYLLMVVVSIAALVFAVWLARRLTERFGNWNAALLAGAAFIVIVGIVMLALPSLGQLSTNVAEYGDYATETPQPLKDAAGNIVFPGFPADDLYYFRLYSIGAQIILWATIALGFAPFARRLLGDRSETVAA; encoded by the coding sequence ATGGAACGCAGAATCATTCTGCGCGGTGGCCTGCTGGGCGCACTCGGCGGTCTGCTCGCATTCGTTTTCGCCCGGATCTTCGCCGAGCCCATCATCCAGCGCGCCATCGAGTACGAAGAGGGCCGTGACGAGGCCCAGCACAAACTCGAGGCGGCTGCCGGCGGACACAGCCACGGGGACGGCGCGGAACTGTTCACCCGCGCGGTACAGAGCAACTTCGGCATCGCCGTCGGCATCATCGCGTTCGGCTTCGCCATGGGCCTGCTGTTCGCGGTGCTCTACACCGTCCTGTACGGGCGGTACAGCTCGCTGAACCCGACGAACCTGACGCTGGTGCTGGCCGGGGCGATGTTCTTCGTGCTCTACCTGGTGCCGTTCCTCAAGTACCCGGCCAACCCGCCGGCGGTCGGCCACGAGGACACTATCCGGGCCCGGACCGGCCTGTATCTGCTGATGGTGGTGGTGTCCATCGCGGCACTGGTGTTCGCCGTGTGGCTCGCGCGACGGCTGACCGAGCGCTTCGGCAACTGGAACGCGGCTCTGCTGGCCGGTGCGGCGTTCATCGTCATCGTCGGAATCGTGATGCTGGCGCTGCCGTCGCTGGGCCAGCTGAGCACCAATGTCGCCGAATACGGCGACTACGCGACGGAGACTCCGCAGCCGTTGAAGGACGCAGCGGGCAACATCGTGTTCCCGGGATTCCCGGCCGATGATCTGTACTACTTCCGGCTGTATTCGATCGGGGCACAGATCATCCTGTGGGCGACAATCGCGCTGGGCTTTGCGCCGTTCGCCCGTCGCCTGCTGGGTGACCGCAGCGAAACGGTGGCCGCATAG
- a CDS encoding CbtB domain-containing protein, which translates to MTTANVPAGRAIDLSAAAAAAWLSGATVLALLIYYFVGIDQGAVSIFGDDMHVHEFVHDARHFLGFPCH; encoded by the coding sequence ATGACAACCGCGAACGTGCCCGCCGGCCGGGCCATCGATCTGAGTGCCGCCGCGGCGGCGGCGTGGCTCAGCGGCGCGACAGTGCTGGCGCTGCTCATCTACTACTTCGTCGGTATCGACCAGGGCGCGGTGTCGATCTTCGGTGACGACATGCACGTGCACGAGTTCGTGCACGACGCCCGTCATTTCCTCGGCTTCCCCTGCCACTGA